A genomic stretch from Nocardia wallacei includes:
- a CDS encoding phosphocholine-specific phospholipase C: MANLSRRHLLGLAAGGATVSLLPPAVHRAMAAPMRPGGLRAIEHVILLMQENRSFDHYYGTLRGVRGFSDSSPLRLRNGASVFRQPVSGVSLVSDARGSPRPGLPDSAGGSVLPFSLRQAAARAGRPDTDIQYLDSLDHEWDGSTAAWARGWWDGWIPAKTPATMAYYERRDLPLQYELADTFTLCDAYHCSLFGGTNPNRNYFFTGTTGYEPGTDERAVDNAAYAATHPGYEWTTYPERLEAAGVSWQIYQEWDNFTDNPVEYFATFKRIGTELLTQVEGNYPTTEKFYEALQQKPPPDQRRLLGQLDAARARLSPTERRLFDRAMYRGEPGSLLRRLAADIEERTLPKVSWLVPPAKYSEHPSSSTPLGSANLIYRLLDIVAADLDTWSRTAIFINFDENDGYFDHVPPPVPPPGGDDWYDGKPIGLGPRVPMTVVSPWTIGGFVSSEVFDHTSVLRFLEQWTGVREPNISGWRRTVCGDLRSVFDFGAAGKPPKLAEPKAVPDPVARWKPAPPDTQALPAQEPGARPARPLPYQPAVSGSLSGTTLTLRLANSGAASAHFVLYPFGGAADSPRHCDVRGERTETFTVADSYEVSVQGPNRFWYEMRGGTAGRAAAVEVGTVPSGGGLTISLANRGHRQVTVTVAALRYAGLRERVELPAGASHSLEWNTENGWYDVEVTADEDPAFRRRVTGRIENGKPGVSAD, from the coding sequence ATGGCCAACCTTTCCCGGCGGCATCTGCTCGGGCTGGCGGCCGGTGGGGCCACCGTGTCCCTGCTGCCGCCCGCCGTGCACCGGGCGATGGCCGCCCCGATGCGGCCGGGCGGGCTGCGGGCCATCGAGCACGTGATCCTGCTGATGCAGGAGAACCGCTCGTTCGACCACTACTACGGGACGTTGCGGGGCGTGCGCGGGTTCTCCGATTCGTCGCCGCTGCGCCTGCGCAACGGCGCCTCGGTCTTCCGGCAGCCGGTGTCGGGAGTCTCGCTGGTGTCGGACGCGCGCGGATCGCCGCGGCCGGGACTGCCCGACTCGGCGGGCGGCTCGGTGCTGCCGTTCTCGCTGCGGCAGGCGGCGGCGCGGGCGGGCCGTCCCGACACCGACATCCAGTACCTGGACAGCCTCGACCACGAATGGGACGGCAGCACCGCGGCGTGGGCGCGCGGCTGGTGGGACGGCTGGATTCCGGCGAAGACCCCGGCGACCATGGCCTACTACGAGCGCCGGGACCTGCCGCTGCAGTACGAGCTGGCCGACACCTTCACCCTCTGCGACGCCTACCACTGCTCCCTGTTCGGCGGCACCAATCCGAACCGCAACTATTTCTTCACCGGCACCACCGGATACGAACCCGGCACCGACGAGCGCGCCGTGGACAATGCCGCCTACGCGGCCACCCATCCCGGCTACGAGTGGACCACCTATCCGGAACGGCTGGAAGCCGCCGGGGTCTCGTGGCAGATCTACCAGGAGTGGGACAACTTCACCGACAATCCCGTCGAGTATTTCGCCACCTTCAAGCGCATCGGGACCGAGCTGCTGACCCAGGTCGAAGGCAACTATCCGACGACGGAGAAGTTCTACGAAGCGCTGCAGCAGAAGCCACCGCCGGACCAGCGGCGGCTGCTCGGGCAACTGGACGCGGCGCGGGCCCGGCTGAGCCCGACGGAGCGGCGCCTGTTCGACCGGGCGATGTATCGCGGCGAACCCGGCAGCCTGTTGCGGCGGCTGGCCGCCGACATCGAGGAGCGGACGCTGCCGAAGGTCAGCTGGCTGGTACCGCCCGCGAAGTACAGCGAGCACCCGTCCTCGTCGACCCCGCTGGGCAGCGCGAACCTGATCTACCGGCTGCTCGACATCGTCGCCGCCGATCTCGACACCTGGTCCCGCACAGCGATTTTCATCAATTTCGACGAGAACGACGGCTACTTCGACCACGTGCCGCCACCCGTGCCTCCACCGGGCGGCGACGACTGGTACGACGGCAAGCCGATCGGGCTGGGGCCCCGGGTGCCGATGACGGTGGTGTCGCCGTGGACGATCGGCGGTTTCGTCAGCTCGGAGGTTTTCGACCACACGTCGGTGCTGCGGTTCCTGGAACAGTGGACGGGCGTGCGGGAGCCGAACATCAGCGGCTGGCGGCGCACCGTGTGCGGGGACCTGCGGTCGGTGTTCGATTTCGGCGCTGCGGGCAAACCCCCGAAACTCGCTGAGCCCAAAGCTGTTCCGGACCCCGTTGCGCGGTGGAAGCCGGCGCCGCCGGACACGCAGGCGCTGCCCGCTCAGGAACCCGGTGCGCGGCCCGCTCGGCCGCTGCCGTATCAACCGGCGGTCTCCGGATCGCTGTCGGGGACGACGCTGACCCTGCGGCTCGCGAACAGCGGTGCGGCGTCGGCGCATTTCGTTCTCTACCCCTTCGGTGGCGCGGCGGACAGCCCGCGGCACTGCGATGTGCGCGGCGAGCGGACCGAGACGTTCACCGTCGCCGACTCTTACGAGGTGTCGGTACAGGGACCGAATCGGTTCTGGTACGAAATGCGCGGCGGCACAGCGGGTCGTGCGGCGGCAGTCGAGGTCGGGACGGTGCCCTCGGGTGGCGGACTCACGATCTCGCTCGCCAATCGGGGGCATCGGCAGGTCACGGTGACGGTCGCGGCGCTGCGGTACGCCGGGCTCCGGGAGCGCGTCGAACTTCCGGCCGGGGCATCTCACTCGCTGGAGTGGAATACCGAAAATGGTTGGTACGACGTGGAAGTCACGGCCGACGAAGATCCGGCCTTCCGGCGGCGCGTCACGGGGCGCATCGAGAACGGCAAGCCCGGAGTGAGTGCGGACTGA
- a CDS encoding oxygenase MpaB family protein, with amino-acid sequence MPETGYFSDDSMIRRVMRKRAVGLTYGQRALVVGAIHPLLYVGTAENTEHRTTPYTRLALTGKLFEAVFLGSRAEADRALAFTHKKHARVSGALPEDAGPHHPAGSGYSATDPHLMFMTMAFTFDSAEVMHDVLIRRLTAAEREDLYQDYVRWGELFGMPRTAAPADYPAFRRFFDDYLASDEVFLTDEARLVGSYLAGKRVPYPLRAPLHQVTSGVYLLIQGSLPPRIRKMYGIGWGAKEELAFRALAQGVRTAHRRPPLAPRPFRNTLAGPSAPVYRLLSRREHELVSSGRPSMPGVDPLNHEQRGVS; translated from the coding sequence ATGCCCGAGACCGGCTATTTCTCCGACGATTCGATGATTCGCCGCGTCATGCGCAAGCGAGCCGTGGGCCTCACCTACGGCCAGCGGGCGCTGGTGGTCGGGGCCATTCATCCGCTGCTGTACGTCGGGACCGCCGAGAACACCGAGCATCGGACCACGCCCTACACGCGGCTCGCGCTCACCGGAAAACTGTTCGAGGCGGTGTTCCTGGGCAGCCGGGCGGAGGCGGACCGGGCGCTGGCCTTCACGCACAAGAAGCACGCGCGGGTATCGGGTGCGCTGCCCGAGGACGCCGGTCCGCACCATCCGGCGGGCAGCGGCTACTCCGCGACGGACCCGCACCTGATGTTCATGACCATGGCATTCACCTTCGACTCGGCCGAGGTCATGCACGATGTGCTGATCCGCAGGCTCACCGCCGCCGAGCGGGAGGACCTCTACCAGGACTATGTGCGCTGGGGGGAACTGTTCGGCATGCCGCGCACGGCGGCCCCGGCCGACTACCCCGCGTTCCGCCGCTTCTTCGACGACTATCTGGCCTCCGACGAAGTCTTTCTCACCGACGAGGCGCGGCTGGTCGGCTCGTACCTGGCGGGCAAGCGGGTGCCGTACCCGCTGCGCGCGCCACTGCACCAGGTCACCTCCGGGGTGTATCTGCTGATCCAGGGCAGCCTGCCGCCGCGGATCCGGAAGATGTACGGAATCGGGTGGGGCGCCAAGGAGGAGTTGGCCTTTCGCGCGCTGGCCCAGGGCGTCCGCACGGCGCATCGCAGGCCGCCGCTGGCGCCGCGCCCGTTCCGTAACACGCTCGCGGGGCCCAGCGCCCCGGTGTATCGGCTGCTCAGCCGCCGGGAGCACGAGCTGGTGAGTTCCGGGCGGCCCAGTATGCCGGGGGTCGATCCGTTGAATCACGAGCAACGCGGGGTTTCGTAG
- a CDS encoding TetR/AcrR family transcriptional regulator, producing MAAQRTYGGVSAAQRRAQRRSALLDAALEIIGTQGLEKLTVAGLCARAGLNERYYYEQFDGRDAVLIALFDGVAEELAVAIVAALQGAPADTRGTARAAIAAGIHVLTDDPRKARVVSIVGTATPELRSRTLESIRSFANLVAASGIDFYGLTTTEPDPVIAFRATYLVGGLAQALTSWLQDDLPMTRDELIDHTTDIFVLLGEDLAKRLR from the coding sequence GTGGCAGCGCAACGGACGTACGGCGGAGTCTCCGCGGCGCAGCGCCGCGCGCAACGCAGGTCCGCACTGCTCGACGCCGCGCTGGAGATCATCGGCACCCAGGGCCTGGAGAAGCTGACCGTCGCCGGGCTGTGCGCGCGCGCCGGGCTGAACGAGCGCTACTACTACGAGCAGTTCGACGGCCGCGACGCCGTGCTCATCGCCCTGTTCGACGGCGTCGCCGAGGAGCTGGCGGTCGCCATCGTGGCGGCGTTGCAGGGGGCACCCGCCGACACCCGCGGCACCGCGCGGGCCGCGATCGCGGCGGGCATCCACGTGCTCACCGACGATCCGCGCAAGGCCCGGGTGGTCTCGATCGTCGGCACCGCGACTCCCGAATTGCGCTCCCGCACATTGGAATCCATTCGCTCGTTCGCGAACCTCGTGGCCGCCAGCGGAATCGACTTCTACGGGCTCACGACCACCGAACCGGATCCGGTGATCGCCTTCCGCGCCACCTACCTCGTCGGCGGTCTGGCCCAGGCCCTGACGAGCTGGTTGCAGGACGATCTGCCCATGACTCGCGACGAGCTGATCGACCACACGACCGACATCTTCGTTCTGCTCGGCGAGGATCTGGCGAAACGCCTCCGCTGA
- a CDS encoding barstar family protein: MTRPMTLSQFLSGTGPVVGELAADDGKFSGVRYQAPENFRVRELRGAKMRTLAGVYDEFAAAFQFPYYFGANKDAFDECLRDLDDFVGPARGYLVVVRDADQLLADQPGQLDWFAGAMGDAAAYWSTRDTAYRVVLQGRPELAAVPLTLADD, from the coding sequence ATGACCAGGCCGATGACGTTGTCGCAGTTCCTGTCCGGCACCGGTCCGGTGGTGGGTGAGCTCGCCGCCGACGACGGGAAGTTCAGCGGTGTGCGCTACCAGGCGCCCGAGAACTTTCGCGTCCGTGAGCTGCGCGGCGCCAAGATGCGCACCCTCGCGGGCGTCTACGACGAATTCGCCGCGGCCTTCCAGTTCCCGTACTACTTCGGCGCGAACAAGGACGCCTTCGACGAATGTCTGCGCGACCTGGACGATTTCGTCGGTCCGGCGCGAGGCTACCTGGTGGTGGTCCGCGACGCCGATCAGCTGCTGGCCGATCAGCCGGGCCAATTGGACTGGTTCGCCGGGGCCATGGGCGACGCGGCCGCCTACTGGTCCACTCGTGATACCGCGTATCGCGTTGTCCTGCAAGGCCGTCCCGAGCTGGCCGCGGTGCCGCTCACGCTCGCGGACGACTGA
- a CDS encoding ribonuclease domain-containing protein — MNFSDKRIRTLLVLAVLAVAVVVAGVLGLRGGTDSGSGSGQSVAASATAKPTAKADSSTSAPTRVAGVPERAYRTLVEIDAGRWPDSAGAPGTKGGDQWMNREGTLARTDSSGKAIAYKEWDVNPKKRGQTRDAERIVTGSDGSAYYTGDHYETFTRMR; from the coding sequence ATGAACTTCTCCGACAAGCGAATTCGCACTCTGCTGGTGCTGGCCGTTCTGGCGGTGGCGGTGGTGGTCGCGGGCGTGCTCGGCCTGCGCGGTGGCACCGACTCCGGGAGCGGCTCGGGGCAGTCCGTCGCCGCGAGTGCGACGGCGAAGCCGACCGCGAAGGCGGACAGCAGCACTTCCGCACCCACCAGGGTGGCGGGCGTCCCCGAGCGCGCGTATCGGACGCTGGTGGAGATAGACGCCGGACGCTGGCCCGATTCGGCGGGCGCACCGGGCACCAAGGGCGGTGACCAGTGGATGAATCGCGAGGGAACACTGGCGAGAACGGATTCCTCCGGCAAGGCGATCGCCTACAAGGAATGGGACGTGAATCCCAAGAAGCGCGGCCAGACTCGCGACGCCGAACGCATCGTCACCGGCAGCGACGGCTCGGCCTACTACACCGGCGACCACTACGAGACCTTCACGAGGATGCGGTGA
- a CDS encoding DUF6879 family protein: MRQCRNELFRVEVRDTYGVPNEDEPFQRFMNGEPFDYREWFRGWAELVQCLVSEGASVRRVRVVTVPVVDYQRWSLTEITPLNVETGEDIRYLNRAEASSVPADDYWIIDRETVAFTLSDSDGRAVGRSGVTTDPQIVGLCLSEAQRLWSVATPYGEFVR; encoded by the coding sequence TTGCGGCAGTGTCGAAATGAACTGTTTCGCGTAGAGGTCCGAGACACCTATGGGGTGCCGAACGAAGATGAACCGTTCCAGCGGTTCATGAATGGCGAACCGTTCGACTACCGGGAATGGTTCCGGGGCTGGGCGGAACTAGTCCAATGCCTCGTGTCCGAGGGCGCTTCAGTGCGTCGGGTACGTGTGGTTACGGTGCCAGTTGTAGATTATCAACGTTGGTCACTGACGGAGATAACTCCGCTGAACGTTGAAACTGGTGAAGACATCCGGTACCTGAACCGGGCCGAAGCGAGTTCAGTACCGGCCGACGATTATTGGATTATCGACCGGGAAACCGTCGCGTTCACACTCTCCGATTCGGATGGCCGCGCGGTCGGTAGGTCCGGTGTCACAACCGACCCGCAAATAGTCGGATTGTGCCTGAGCGAGGCACAACGACTCTGGTCAGTAGCGACACCCTACGGGGAATTCGTGCGGTGA
- a CDS encoding helix-turn-helix domain-containing protein, with translation MTSSVQEARQALGKRLREIRRRAGLSARELARLEGYHESRISKIEYGKLRPSDHDIRAYCNHAGADDQLEDLLATLHNIDSAYVEWRRHLSSGVKSGQKKTSKLEAQSKIIRNYQPHIVTGLLQTPEYAEAMIRWVSEFYQLPDDVEQAVAARMERQQVLYRRDHRFHFIIGEQALYTTVGDNNVMIGQLDRLLSAGSLPRVTFGIVPLTAEARVLFNNFVMYDNRLVTEEGSTAKLTVTQPREIALYGRAFEKLAEQSVIGENARKLIRKAIDARNS, from the coding sequence GTGACGAGTTCTGTTCAAGAGGCGAGGCAAGCTCTCGGTAAGCGCCTCCGAGAGATACGCAGGCGTGCGGGATTATCTGCCCGAGAGCTTGCCCGACTCGAAGGCTACCACGAATCGCGTATCTCAAAAATCGAGTACGGGAAGCTGCGCCCGTCCGACCACGATATCAGGGCGTACTGTAACCATGCCGGGGCTGACGATCAACTCGAAGACTTGTTGGCGACCCTGCACAATATCGACTCGGCGTATGTCGAATGGCGTAGACATCTCAGCTCCGGCGTGAAATCGGGCCAGAAGAAGACGTCTAAGCTCGAAGCGCAATCCAAGATCATACGAAACTATCAACCGCATATCGTCACGGGCCTACTCCAAACACCCGAGTATGCCGAAGCAATGATTCGGTGGGTGTCTGAGTTCTATCAACTTCCTGATGACGTAGAGCAAGCGGTAGCCGCTCGAATGGAGCGGCAACAAGTCTTGTATCGGCGAGACCACCGATTCCATTTCATCATCGGCGAGCAAGCTTTGTACACCACTGTCGGAGACAACAACGTGATGATTGGTCAGCTTGATCGTTTGCTTTCCGCTGGGAGTCTCCCACGAGTGACCTTCGGAATCGTCCCGCTTACTGCCGAGGCTCGAGTGTTGTTCAACAATTTCGTCATGTACGACAACCGGTTAGTGACCGAAGAAGGTTCAACCGCAAAACTGACAGTAACTCAGCCGAGAGAGATCGCCCTGTATGGCCGAGCGTTCGAAAAACTCGCCGAACAATCAGTCATCGGTGAAAATGCGCGCAAATTGATAAGGAAAGCGATCGACGCCCGGAATTCATAA
- a CDS encoding exodeoxyribonuclease III: MGSHDLFQQTSSDDYASYCTISTINVNGIRAATGKTGKGMLEWLAATEADIICVQETRATDEQTRKALAPALAAGWHLAHAEPGTKGRAGVGILSRQEPRAVRAGFGSAEFDGVGRYVEAEFDGLTVASVYVHTGEADTPMQDEKYRFLAALGAHLRSRTGDFVICGDWNVAHTELDIKNWKGNVKNSGFLPGERAWLDEILAAGYVDVVRTLHPDVPGPYSWWSYRGRAFDNDAGWRIDYHLARGAVAGRAKNAVVERASEYALRWSDHAPVTVQYR, encoded by the coding sequence GTGGGTTCTCACGATCTGTTCCAGCAGACCTCGTCGGACGACTATGCCTCGTACTGCACGATCTCCACGATCAACGTGAACGGGATCCGGGCGGCGACCGGCAAGACGGGGAAGGGCATGCTCGAGTGGCTGGCCGCCACCGAGGCCGACATCATCTGCGTGCAGGAGACGCGGGCAACCGACGAGCAGACGCGCAAGGCGCTGGCCCCGGCGCTGGCCGCCGGTTGGCATCTGGCACACGCCGAACCGGGCACGAAGGGCCGGGCGGGGGTGGGCATCCTGTCCCGGCAGGAGCCACGCGCGGTGCGCGCCGGGTTCGGCAGCGCGGAGTTCGACGGCGTCGGCCGGTATGTCGAGGCCGAGTTCGACGGGCTCACCGTCGCGAGCGTGTACGTGCACACCGGGGAGGCCGACACGCCGATGCAGGACGAGAAGTACCGGTTCCTCGCGGCGCTGGGCGCGCATCTGCGGTCGCGGACCGGCGATTTCGTGATCTGCGGCGACTGGAACGTCGCGCACACCGAACTCGACATCAAGAACTGGAAGGGCAATGTGAAGAACTCCGGCTTCCTGCCCGGCGAGCGAGCGTGGCTCGATGAGATACTGGCCGCCGGTTACGTCGACGTGGTACGCACCCTCCACCCCGACGTACCGGGGCCCTACAGCTGGTGGTCCTACCGCGGCCGCGCCTTCGACAACGACGCCGGCTGGCGCATCGACTACCACCTGGCCCGCGGTGCGGTGGCCGGGCGGGCGAAAAATGCGGTGGTGGAGCGGGCGTCCGAGTACGCGCTGCGCTGGTCGGATCACGCCCCCGTGACGGTGCAGTATCGATGA
- a CDS encoding alpha/beta fold hydrolase yields the protein MTSGTARSAPPLVPMRALHTGSGDPLLLLHGFMLSPHCWEQVAFRLSSTCEVFAPAFTGHWGGPDLNGWYIDVEVLADRVEAQLDELGWRTCHIAGNSLGAWVGFELARRGRARTLTAIAPAGGWQSPSLLQIRVGLKFLSLVPVVQIGKRLPTPVQFSAPVRHFAAYLLAKNTGAAARRGVEAAIASALHCTAMLPLLAGGLRMPALEDMSTLRTPVRLLLSEHDRVIPNRAFAQRFLRELPDSADRILVHGVGHVPMLEAPDRIATLIAEHIYASRTHLRAV from the coding sequence ATGACGTCCGGCACCGCCCGATCCGCGCCCCCGCTCGTACCGATGCGGGCACTGCACACCGGATCCGGGGATCCGCTGTTGTTGTTGCACGGGTTCATGCTGTCCCCGCACTGCTGGGAGCAGGTGGCGTTCCGATTATCCAGTACCTGCGAGGTATTCGCGCCCGCCTTCACCGGCCATTGGGGCGGGCCCGACCTGAACGGCTGGTACATCGATGTGGAGGTACTCGCCGATCGGGTCGAGGCCCAGCTCGACGAATTGGGCTGGCGCACTTGCCATATCGCGGGTAATTCGCTCGGCGCGTGGGTCGGCTTCGAACTGGCGCGGCGCGGGCGGGCTCGGACGCTCACCGCCATCGCACCGGCGGGTGGGTGGCAATCGCCGTCGCTGCTGCAAATCCGGGTGGGTCTGAAGTTCTTGTCGCTGGTACCGGTGGTGCAGATCGGCAAACGCTTGCCGACACCGGTCCAATTCAGCGCTCCGGTCCGGCATTTCGCCGCGTACCTGCTCGCCAAGAACACCGGTGCGGCGGCGCGGCGCGGGGTGGAGGCGGCGATCGCCTCGGCGCTGCACTGCACGGCCATGCTGCCGCTGCTGGCCGGTGGGCTGCGCATGCCCGCGCTGGAGGACATGTCCACGCTGCGCACCCCGGTGCGCCTGCTGCTCAGCGAGCACGACCGGGTGATCCCGAATCGCGCGTTCGCACAACGCTTCCTGCGGGAGCTGCCCGATTCGGCGGATCGCATTCTCGTGCACGGCGTCGGCCATGTGCCGATGCTGGAGGCGCCCGACCGCATCGCGACCCTCATCGCCGAGCACATCTATGCCAGCCGCACGCATCTGCGCGCGGTGTGA
- a CDS encoding SDR family oxidoreductase has translation MGALEGKVAVITGAGRGIGREHALLFAREGAAVVVNDLGGDNTGTGADAGPAQEVVNEITAAGGRAVADTGDIATWDGAKDLVDLAISEFGKLDVVVNNAGILRDGFIAGLEESQWDAVIAVHLKGHFNVLRHAASYWKEQAKAGNRPNAAVVNTASASGVTVPNAGQANYGAAKAGIAALTLVAADELERYGVRVNAIAPMARTRLTLATPGMGAIFAAEVPEGEFDAFSPANISPLVAYLASDKCAITGKVFAVQGGAISELAGWHDVKTIETEGPWLIDDIAARLP, from the coding sequence ATGGGCGCACTGGAAGGCAAGGTCGCCGTCATCACCGGCGCCGGCCGCGGTATCGGCCGCGAACACGCGCTGTTGTTCGCGCGGGAGGGCGCCGCGGTCGTGGTGAACGACCTCGGCGGCGACAACACCGGGACGGGCGCGGACGCCGGTCCGGCGCAGGAAGTGGTGAACGAGATCACCGCGGCGGGCGGCCGGGCGGTCGCCGACACCGGCGACATCGCCACCTGGGACGGCGCGAAAGATCTTGTCGACCTGGCGATTTCGGAGTTCGGTAAACTCGACGTGGTCGTCAACAACGCGGGCATCCTGCGCGACGGCTTCATCGCCGGGCTCGAGGAATCCCAATGGGACGCGGTGATCGCGGTGCATCTGAAGGGGCACTTCAACGTGCTACGGCACGCGGCGTCCTACTGGAAAGAGCAGGCCAAGGCGGGTAACCGGCCCAACGCCGCGGTCGTCAACACCGCCTCGGCCTCGGGCGTCACCGTTCCGAACGCCGGGCAGGCCAACTACGGGGCCGCGAAGGCGGGGATCGCCGCGCTCACCCTGGTAGCCGCCGACGAACTGGAGCGGTACGGGGTGCGGGTCAACGCGATCGCGCCGATGGCCCGCACCCGCCTGACCCTCGCCACCCCGGGCATGGGCGCGATCTTCGCCGCCGAGGTCCCCGAGGGCGAGTTCGACGCCTTCAGTCCCGCCAATATCTCGCCCCTGGTGGCCTATCTGGCCAGCGACAAGTGCGCGATCACGGGCAAGGTGTTCGCGGTGCAGGGCGGCGCCATCTCCGAACTGGCGGGCTGGCACGACGTGAAGACGATCGAGACCGAGGGCCCCTGGCTGATCGACGACATCGCCGCCCGCCTGCCATAA
- a CDS encoding MaoC/PaaZ C-terminal domain-containing protein: MSTETGGRVVEFDDSGLNRWCDEERFEVLPERIAEYAAATNDPIEAHRSGAVAPPVFAIVPVFDAMLVPVLDVAPMDIFGRVVHGEQDFHFHRPIRPGETLVSRARAIGYAGRSNGSGITVHIESRTDSGELVNEQYLTAFFRNIDAGRTAGQAAPEHKFDENLRARDPVAEVPQRIDLDQTYRYAPASGDPVPLHLDEDVAKDAGLPGIIAHGLCTMAFASWAVLTEVGGSDVGRLRRFAVRFAKLVFPGDELRTRIWKVKSDNGITTYAFETVRGEDVVLSDGLAEIAD; encoded by the coding sequence GTGAGTACCGAAACCGGCGGCCGGGTAGTCGAATTCGACGATTCCGGCCTGAATCGCTGGTGCGACGAGGAACGTTTCGAGGTGCTGCCCGAGCGCATCGCCGAATACGCCGCCGCCACCAACGATCCCATCGAGGCGCATCGCAGCGGCGCGGTGGCGCCGCCCGTCTTCGCGATCGTGCCGGTCTTCGACGCCATGCTGGTGCCGGTCCTCGATGTGGCCCCGATGGACATCTTCGGCCGAGTCGTGCACGGCGAGCAGGACTTTCACTTCCACCGCCCGATCCGGCCGGGGGAGACGCTGGTCTCGCGGGCGCGGGCGATCGGGTACGCGGGCCGGTCCAACGGCAGCGGCATCACGGTGCACATCGAAAGCCGCACCGACTCCGGCGAACTCGTCAACGAGCAGTACCTGACCGCCTTCTTCCGCAACATCGATGCGGGCAGGACGGCGGGACAGGCCGCGCCGGAGCACAAGTTCGACGAGAACCTGCGCGCCCGGGACCCGGTCGCCGAGGTGCCCCAGCGCATCGACCTCGACCAGACCTACCGCTACGCACCGGCTTCGGGCGACCCGGTGCCGCTGCACCTGGACGAGGACGTCGCCAAGGACGCCGGGCTGCCGGGCATCATCGCGCACGGCCTGTGCACCATGGCCTTCGCCTCGTGGGCGGTGCTCACCGAGGTCGGCGGCTCGGATGTGGGCCGGCTGCGGCGGTTCGCGGTGCGGTTCGCCAAGCTGGTCTTCCCGGGCGACGAGCTGCGCACCCGGATCTGGAAGGTGAAGTCGGACAACGGCATCACCACCTACGCCTTCGAAACGGTGCGTGGCGAGGACGTCGTGCTCAGCGACGGCCTGGCCGAGATCGCGGACTGA
- a CDS encoding type II toxin-antitoxin system Rv0910 family toxin → MGHIEYTKTLSATPEALWAVVGNPNTWGDWFSIHERWMEEPPTTLAVGNKLVAKVVMLGMANKFEWNVAAVEAPRTLTLTATGMAGVKVEFTFTLAPAAAGTELSVNGDFEGALIKGALGKAVEKDGRKQLEKSLEQLEALAAAA, encoded by the coding sequence ATGGGCCACATCGAATACACCAAGACTCTGTCCGCCACCCCCGAGGCCCTGTGGGCCGTGGTCGGCAACCCGAACACCTGGGGCGACTGGTTCTCCATTCACGAGCGCTGGATGGAGGAGCCGCCGACGACGCTGGCGGTCGGCAACAAGCTGGTGGCCAAGGTGGTCATGCTGGGCATGGCCAACAAGTTCGAATGGAATGTCGCGGCGGTCGAGGCGCCGCGCACGCTGACCCTCACCGCGACCGGAATGGCCGGAGTCAAGGTCGAATTCACCTTCACCCTCGCGCCCGCCGCCGCGGGCACGGAGCTGTCGGTCAACGGTGACTTCGAGGGCGCGCTGATCAAGGGCGCGCTGGGCAAGGCGGTGGAGAAGGACGGCCGCAAGCAGCTCGAGAAGTCGCTCGAGCAGCTCGAGGCGCTGGCGGCCGCTGCGTGA